Proteins from a genomic interval of Medicago truncatula cultivar Jemalong A17 chromosome 3, MtrunA17r5.0-ANR, whole genome shotgun sequence:
- the LOC25481340 gene encoding disease resistance protein RPM1: MAETAVLFALGELFQFLKKETNLLRGVHTDFTDIKDELESIQIFLKDADRKAADEADTNDGIRTWVKHMREASFRIEDVIDEYLRLIHRANPPGCGSLVCKIVSLIKTLISQHQIASEIQDIKLSIRGIKDRSERYNFQILHEPGSSSVSSSTGEAENGRWRDPRLSALFIEETEVVGFEGPREELYGWLLESPAERTVISVVGMGGIGKTTLAKLVFDSQKVTTQFDCRACIAVSQTYTVRGLLINMMEQFCRETEDPLPQMLHKMDDKSLIIEVRQYLQHKRYLIFFDDVWQEDFSDQVEFAMPNNNKGSRIIITTRMMLVAEFFKKSFIVHVHKLQLLPPNKVWELFCKKVFRFEPGGHCPLELEAVSKEIVKKCKQLPLAIVAIGGLLSTKSKTMVEWQKVSQNLSLELERNAHLTSLTKILSLSYDGLPYYLKPCILYFGIYPEDYSINHKRLTRQWIAEGFVKYDERQTPEQVADEYLSELIHRSLVQVSNVGFEGKVQTCQVHDLLREVIIRKMKDLTFCHCVHENSESIVVVKTRRLSITTSPSNVLKSTDNSHFRAIHVFEKGGSLEHFMGKLCSQSKILKVLDIQGTSLNHIPKNLGNLFHLRYINLRNTKVEALPKSVGELQNLETLDLRETLVHELPIEINKLTRLRHLLAFHRNYEDKYSILGFTTGVLMEKGIKNLTSLQNICYVELDHGGVDLIEEMKILRQLRKLGLRHVRREHSHALSAALVEMQHLESLNITAIAEDEIIDLNFVSSPPKLQRLHLKARLERLPDWIPKLEFLVKIRLGLSKLKDDPMQSLKNLPNLLKLSLWDNAYDGEVLHFQSGGFKKLMTLNLSRLSKVNSIVIDHGCLLSLEHLRLEIIPQLKEVPSGIKPMHNLKDIYITDMPAEFAKSIDPDEGQYYWIIKHVPIVFIRHWIGPNLLDYEIHTIHSYSGESQNI, translated from the coding sequence ATGGCAGAAACTGCAGTATTGTTTGCCCTCGGAGAATTGTTCCAATtcctaaaaaaagaaacaaatcttcTGAGAGGTGTACACACAGATTTTACAGACATCAAAGATGAACTTGAAAGCATTCAAATCTTCCTCAAAGATGCAGACAGAAAGGCTGCAGATGAAGCAGACACTAATGATGGAATAAGAACTTGGGTGAAGCATATGAGGGAAGCATCATTTCGCATTGAAGATGTTATTGATGAATACCTTCGGCTGATCCATAGGGCCAACCCTCCTGGATGCGGATCATTAGTCTGCAAGATTGTAAGCCTAATCAAAACTTTGATTTCTCAGCATCAGATAGCATCTGAGATTCAGGACATAAAGCTGTCAATTCGTGGAATCAAGGACAGAAGTGAAAGGTATAactttcaaattttacatgaaCCTGGATCATCAAGTGTCAGCAGCAGCACAGGAGAGGCAGAAAATGGAAGATGGCGTGATCCTCGATTATCTGCCCTTTTTATTGAAGAAACTGAAGTTGTAGGATTCGAAGGCCCAAGAGAGGAATTATATGGTTGGTTATTGGAGAGTCCAGCTGAGCGCACCGTAATTTCAGTGGTAGGAATGGGAGGTATAGGGAAAACCACTCTTGCCAAGCTAGTTTTTGACAGCCAAAAGGTAACAACACAATTTGATTGTCGTGCTTGCATCGCAGTTTCTCAAACATACACCGTGAGAGGGTTACTCATAAACATGATGGAGCAATTTTGTCGGGAAACTGAAGACCCTCTTCCGCAAATGTTACACAAAATGGATGACAAGTCATTAATTATAGAAGTGAGGCAATACCTGCAACATAAGAGGTATTTGATATTCTTTGATGATGTATGGCAAGAAGATTTTTCTGACCAGGTTGAATTTGCCATGCCTAATAACAATAAAGGTAGTAGGATTATAATCACCACAAGAATGATGCTTGTTGCCGAATTTTTCAAGAAATCCTTTATAGTTCATGTTCACAAACTGCAACTCTTGCCTCCAAACAAAGTATGGGAACTCTTCTGCAAAAAAGTATTTAGATTTGAACCTGGTGGGCATTGTCCACTTGAGCTTGAGGCTGTATCAAaagaaattgttaaaaaatgcaAGCAGCTACCTCTTGCAATTGTAGCCATTGGTGGTCTACTTTcaacaaaatctaaaacaatGGTTGAATGGCAAAAGGTGAGTCAAAATTTGAGCCTAGAGTTGGAACGTAATGCCCATTTAACGAGTCTAACAAAGATTTTGTCACTTAGTTATGATGGCCTGCCTTACTACTTGAAACCATGCATTTTGTATTTTGGTATATATCCAGAGGACTATTCTATTAATCATAAGAGATTAACTCGTCAATGGATAGCTGAAGGGTTTGTTAAGTATGATGAGAGACAAACTCCCGAGCAAGTTGCAGATGAGTACTTGTCTGAATTGATTCACAGAAGTCTGGTTCAGGTCTCAAATGTTGGCTTTGAGGGGAAAGTTCAAACATGTCAAGTCCATGATTTATTGCGGGAAGTGATCATTAGAAAAATGAAGGATTTAACTTTTTGTCATTGTGTGCATGAAAATAGTGAATCAATTGTGGTTGTAAAAACTAGACGCCTGTCTATAACCACTAGTCCCAGCAATGTGTTGAAGAGCACCGATAATTCACATTTTCGTGCTATTCACGTTTTTGAAAAAGGTGGATCGTTGGAGCATTTCATGGGTAAACTGTGCTCACAGTCTAAGATTTTGAAGGTACTTGACATTCAAGGTACATCATTGAATCATATTCCCAAAAATTTGGGGAATCTTTTTCACTTGAGGTACATAAACCTACGGAACACAAAAGTAGAGGCTCTTCCTAAATCTGTTGGTGAGCTACAAAACTTAGAGAcgttggatttaagagaaacaCTTGTGCATGAGTTGCCAATTGAAATAAACAAGCTGACAAGGTTACGACATCTACTTGCTTTCCATCGTAACTATGAAGATAAATATTCTATTTTAGGCTTTACAACTGGTGTGCTGATGGAAAAAGGTATTAAAAACTTGACTTCCctacaaaatatttgttatgtCGAGCTAGATCATGGGGGAGTAGATCTCATTGAAGAGATGAAAATACTAAGGCAGTTAAGGAAGTTAGGTTTAAGGCATGTAAGAAGAGAACATAGCCATGCCTTAAGTGCGGCATTAGTAGAGATGCAACACCTTGAATCACTTAATATCACTGCAATAGCAGAGGATGAAATTATTGACTTAAACTTTGTGTCATCCCCACCCAAACTTCAGCGACTTCATTTGAAAGCCAGATTAGAGAGGTTACCTGATTGGATTCCAAAACTCGAGTTTCTTGTTAAGATAAGGTTAGGTTTATCCAAGCTGAAAGACGATCCAATGCAGTCACTGAAAAACTTGCCAAATCTGTTGAAGCTCTCTTTGTGGGACAATGCCTATGATGGCGAAGTTTTGCATTTTCAAAGTGGAggatttaaaaaattgatgacaCTGAATCTTAGTCGCTTGAGTAAAGTAAATTCCATTGTTATAGACCATGGATGTTTGCTTTCTCTTGAACATCTTAGACTGGAAATAATCCCCCAATTGAAGGAGGTACCCTCTGGCATCAAGCCCATGCATAACCTCAAAGACATTTACATCACTGATATGCCAGCTGAATTCGCTAAGAGCATTGATCCAGACGAAGGACAATACTACTGGATCATCAAGCATGTACCTATTGTATTCATTCGCCACTGGATTGGTCCAAACCTACTTGATTATGAGATTCACACTATCCACTCATACTCAGGGGAGTCACAAAATATTTGA